A window of the Rhizobium viscosum genome harbors these coding sequences:
- the ung gene encoding uracil-DNA glycosylase codes for MNDTSVTLEESWKAALAGEFASPYMQQLKIFLVEQKQLGRRIFPKGGEYFRALDLTPLAKVKVVILGQDPYHGIGQAHGLCFSVRPGVRIPPSLVNIYKEMETDLGISPARHGFLEHWAQQGVLLLNSVLTVEESQAASHQGKGWERFTDAVIRNVNDECEAVVFMLWGSYAQKKAAFVDARRHLVLKAPHPSPLSAHNGFFGSRHFSKANAFLQSHGREPIDWRLPVNP; via the coding sequence ACACATCAGTCACACTTGAAGAGAGTTGGAAAGCGGCGCTCGCCGGCGAGTTTGCAAGTCCCTACATGCAGCAGCTCAAGATCTTTCTCGTGGAGCAGAAGCAGCTTGGCAGACGAATTTTCCCGAAGGGCGGGGAGTATTTTCGCGCTCTGGATCTGACGCCGCTTGCGAAAGTTAAGGTCGTGATTCTCGGACAGGATCCCTATCATGGCATCGGCCAAGCTCACGGGCTCTGCTTCAGCGTCCGCCCCGGCGTGCGTATTCCGCCGTCGCTCGTCAACATTTACAAGGAGATGGAGACGGATCTGGGAATTTCGCCAGCACGGCACGGCTTCCTGGAACATTGGGCACAACAGGGCGTGCTTCTCCTCAACAGCGTGCTGACGGTGGAGGAATCTCAGGCCGCCTCGCATCAGGGCAAAGGCTGGGAGCGGTTTACCGATGCCGTGATTCGCAATGTGAACGACGAATGCGAAGCCGTCGTTTTCATGCTCTGGGGCTCCTATGCTCAAAAGAAGGCGGCCTTTGTCGATGCAAGGCGGCATCTGGTGCTGAAGGCGCCACATCCGTCGCCGCTTTCGGCCCATAACGGTTTTTTCGGATCCCGGCATTTCTCCAAGGCAAACGCGTTTTTGCAATCGCATGGCCGTGAACCTATTGATTGGCGGCTTCCCGTCAATCCTTGA